From one Anoplolepis gracilipes chromosome 10, ASM4749672v1, whole genome shotgun sequence genomic stretch:
- the LOC140670432 gene encoding microsomal glutathione S-transferase 1 codes for MAEISSELLQIFGFWGSILVLKLLAMAPLTARQRFAKKVFSNEEDLKFADGKGKVAHNDPDVERVRRAHQNDLENILPWFIITYLWLGTGPAPWLAKILIRTFVFTRITHTISYIFLAQQPIRALAFFVGFGITGYQTLSTLLYYF; via the exons ATGGCTGAGATAAGTTCCGAATTGCTTCAAATATTTGGCTTTTGGGGCAGCATATTGGTTCTAAAATTGCTGGCCATGGCGCCATTGACTGCACGACAACgatttgcaaaaaaa GTATTTTCGAATGAAGAAGATCTAAAATTTGCAGATGGTAAAGGCAAAGTGGCACACAATGATCCAGATGTGGAGCGTGTACGAAGGGCACACCAAAATGATCTGGAGAATATTCTGCCATggtttataattacatatctgTGGTTAGGTACTGGACCCGCACCATGGTTAGCTAAAATATTGATACGAACGTTTGTATTTACTCGAATAACTCAtactatttcatatatttttcttgcgcAACAACCTATAAGAGCGTTAGCTTTCTTTGTGGGATTTGGAATTACAGGTTATCAAACACTTTCCACATTGTTATactatttctaa